The following are encoded together in the Macadamia integrifolia cultivar HAES 741 chromosome 10, SCU_Mint_v3, whole genome shotgun sequence genome:
- the LOC122092224 gene encoding uncharacterized protein LOC122092224: protein MSSMWKRGPVKVKGQVIRFQRWCPEFSIHDDHTQTKLVWIGYPELPMEYWHERILLSMAKASGRPVEIDRWTRNATMGSYARILIEVELGGSRVEEIQVERKQPRTNTLFWFKQRILYEDEIDRCSFCKKLGHSINQCREKKGKERFDEGSRGDAAVTLDHGGGGRTEGGRLSQAANPEVSRDIGRANLEGYIPPLFFKENTINNGDPPMGDFPPILEGNLDRNQGDLEIFLPISHVPTTNTHDPFMVDNPLGEGGYEYGSDPAESDFSSSEKETQASEEENMNKAAGPIMVGVPENTGSEKVRRKLRPRKNRVLYTTGHGGRTQVRGGKSGRTQN from the coding sequence ATGTCATCCATGTGGAAACGAGGTCCAGTTAAGGTGAAGGGACAGGTCATTCGATTTCAGCGATGGTGCCCAGAATTTAGTATTCATGATGACCATACCCAAACTAAATTAGTTTGGATTGGCTATCCTGAATTGCctatggaatattggcatgagcgAATTTTACTATCAATGGCAAAGGCCTCTGGCCGCCCTGTGGAGATAGACCGTTGGACGAGGAATGCTACTATGGGTAGCTATGCACGTATCCTCATAGAGGTGGAACTTGGGGGTTCTCGTGTGGAGGAGATCCAGGTGGAGAGAAAACAACCGAGAACGAACACTCTATTCTGGTTTAAGCAGAGAATCTTGTATGAAGACGAGATTGATAGATGCTCGTTTTGTAAAAAACTAGGTCATTCTATCAACCAATGCAGGGAGAAAAAAGGTAAGGAGAGGTTCGATGAAGGCTCAAGGGGAGATGCAGCTGTGACTTTGGACCATGGAGGTGGTGGCCGGACAGAGGGTGGGCGGCTCTCACAGGCGGCAAATCCTGAAGTTTCCCGTGACATTGGAAGGGCTAATTTGGAAGGATATATTCCGCctcttttttttaaggaaaatacTATAAATAATGGAGATCCTCCAATGGGAGATTTCCCTCCAATTTTGGAAGGTAATCTGGATAGGAACCAAGGTGATTTGGAGATATTCCTCCCAATATCTCACGTTCCTACTACTAATACCCATGATCCGTTTATGGTGGATAATCCACTTGGTGAAGGTGGATATGAATATGGATCAGACCCAGCTGAATCCGAtttctcttcctctgagaaggAAACGCAGGCTTCTgaggaagaaaatatgaataagGCTGCTGGTCCGATCATGGTAGGTGTGCCAGAAAATACAGGGAGTGAGAAGGTTCGGCGTAAACTACGCCCTCGCAAGAATAGAGTGTTGTATACCACTGGTCATGGAGGAAGAACCCAAGTTAGAGGTGGCAAGAGTGGGAGAACTCAAAACTAG